A single window of Rhizobium sp. NLR16a DNA harbors:
- a CDS encoding DoxX family protein: MTYQSQSSNPIRSRVAGVVGSPVVRTASLLALCAAYIQGPLTKIFDFNGALAEMDHFGLHPAAFFAIAVIVFELTASAMVISGFLRWAGALALSGFTVLATFIALRFWEMAPGIDRIMATNAFFEHLGLAGAFVFVTAFDLTKGAGK; encoded by the coding sequence ACCTACCAATCTCAATCATCCAATCCAATCCGGAGCCGCGTCGCAGGCGTCGTCGGATCGCCTGTGGTGCGGACGGCGTCGCTGCTGGCTCTTTGCGCAGCCTACATCCAGGGTCCGCTCACCAAGATCTTCGACTTCAACGGTGCACTGGCTGAGATGGATCATTTCGGTCTGCATCCCGCCGCGTTCTTCGCGATCGCCGTGATCGTATTCGAGCTGACGGCCTCCGCCATGGTGATCTCGGGTTTCCTGCGCTGGGCGGGCGCGCTTGCGCTTTCAGGCTTCACCGTACTTGCAACCTTCATCGCCCTTCGCTTCTGGGAGATGGCGCCTGGGATTGACCGCATCATGGCCACCAATGCCTTCTTCGAGCACCTCGGCCTCGCAGGCGCATTCGTCTTCGTTACAGCATTCGACCTCACCAAGGGAGCCGGCAAATGA